From the Desertibacillus haloalkaliphilus genome, one window contains:
- a CDS encoding YjfB family protein: MDVGLASMVYNQAQVKQQASMSVMKTAMDGAEQNADALNKMLEGANESQKLATDPHRGRNIDMKI; the protein is encoded by the coding sequence ATGGATGTTGGGTTAGCGTCAATGGTCTACAACCAAGCGCAAGTGAAGCAGCAAGCGAGTATGTCGGTAATGAAGACAGCGATGGATGGTGCTGAACAAAATGCGGATGCATTGAACAAAATGCTAGAGGGTGCGAACGAATCGCAGAAGCTTGCAACAGATCCACATAGAGGTAGAAACATTGACATGAAAATATAG
- a CDS encoding flagellar protein FlaG: MDVKRSSAAGAYELLKQPRIEPTRKLDHSNSERSTTESIQRQSEKGSEKVSRADLEEQIEGMNQMLDLNFTSLKFNVHEDLDRLFVQVVNRDTDEVIREVPPEQFLDMVASMLEHVGLLIDERI, translated from the coding sequence GTGGATGTTAAAAGGTCTTCAGCAGCAGGGGCATATGAGCTTTTAAAACAACCAAGGATCGAACCAACGAGAAAACTAGACCATAGCAATAGCGAAAGGTCAACAACAGAGTCGATCCAAAGACAGTCAGAAAAGGGTAGTGAGAAGGTATCGAGAGCTGATTTAGAAGAACAAATTGAGGGTATGAATCAAATGCTAGATTTAAATTTTACTTCGCTAAAATTTAACGTGCATGAAGATTTGGACCGTCTGTTTGTCCAGGTTGTTAATCGCGACACCGATGAAGTGATTCGTGAGGTGCCGCCTGAACAATTTCTCGACATGGTTGCATCCATGCTTGAGCATGTTGGGCTACTCATTGATGAGCGAATTTAA